A region of Coleofasciculaceae cyanobacterium DNA encodes the following proteins:
- a CDS encoding Tic22 family protein produces MIKPLVRWSITLGVAGVSFFSWGILENLIANALPQEQVLEKLDPVPVFTIADEQGAPLVASGEDQAKVAGVFISQDDANQFVNQLKTENPELAQKVKVVPVSLGEVYKLAESAKTQENPLNFAYVPEQEAVSSAKTIGEANQQPYKGGVPLFVARGGEGKGYLTFERNSQQVIPFFFDKQQLEQMVARFKEQEPEVAANVNIEVHPLEGVIETLETGSDEILQKIVLVPSSESIEFLQNVAPSPTGGEEGTIETTPEAAPAPVAPQN; encoded by the coding sequence AAAATCTAATTGCAAATGCCTTGCCTCAAGAACAAGTTTTAGAAAAACTCGATCCTGTTCCAGTGTTTACAATTGCCGACGAGCAAGGTGCGCCTTTAGTTGCATCAGGAGAAGATCAGGCCAAAGTTGCAGGGGTTTTTATTTCTCAGGATGATGCTAACCAATTTGTCAATCAGTTAAAAACTGAAAATCCCGAACTAGCACAAAAAGTCAAGGTTGTACCAGTTTCATTAGGAGAGGTTTACAAACTAGCTGAATCTGCTAAAACTCAAGAAAATCCCCTAAATTTTGCTTATGTACCTGAACAAGAAGCCGTAAGTTCAGCCAAAACTATCGGTGAAGCTAATCAGCAACCATACAAAGGTGGAGTACCTTTATTTGTAGCGCGAGGTGGTGAAGGTAAGGGTTACTTAACCTTTGAAAGAAATTCTCAGCAGGTTATTCCTTTTTTCTTTGACAAACAACAGTTAGAACAAATGGTAGCCAGGTTTAAAGAACAAGAACCAGAAGTTGCTGCTAATGTAAATATTGAGGTTCATCCCCTAGAAGGAGTAATTGAAACTCTCGAAACAGGTTCGGATGAGATACTACAAAAAATTGTTTTAGTACCATCAAGTGAATCAATTGAGTTTTTACAAAACGTAGCTCCATCTCCCACAGGAGGAGAAGAAGGAACAATTGAAACAACTCCAGAAGCAGCACCAGCACCAGTAGCACCCCAGAATTAA
- the prmC gene encoding peptide chain release factor N(5)-glutamine methyltransferase gives MSNISGQELHRWYQQAKKTAIANNIDLAEVDWLLQSLTGLDRLSLRLGTFQNQAQLESHKTLSELKLLWQQRLQERLPVQYLLETVFWRRFQLKVTPAVLIPRPETELIIDLAQENNLISKGDRHWVDLGTGSGAIALGLADVFPQATIHAVDLSSDALQIARENAVNLNLESNIRFYQGSWWSPLEFLQGKVTGMVSNPPYIPTAQINHLQPEVACHEPRLALDGGHDGLNDLRYLVKTAPQYLVSGGIWLVELMTGQASTVIELLKHQGEYDDVKSYSDLNGIERFVLAYRR, from the coding sequence TTGTCTAACATTTCTGGTCAAGAACTACACCGTTGGTATCAACAGGCAAAAAAAACGGCGATCGCTAACAATATAGATCTAGCTGAAGTTGATTGGTTACTTCAGAGCTTAACTGGCTTAGATCGCCTGTCTTTACGTCTGGGTACATTCCAAAATCAAGCACAGCTTGAAAGTCATAAAACCCTGTCAGAGCTAAAATTGCTATGGCAACAGCGTCTTCAAGAACGTCTACCAGTTCAATACTTGCTGGAAACTGTTTTTTGGAGACGTTTTCAATTAAAGGTTACCCCAGCAGTTTTAATTCCTCGTCCAGAAACAGAATTAATTATCGATCTAGCTCAAGAAAATAATCTAATTTCTAAAGGCGATCGACATTGGGTAGATTTAGGCACTGGTAGCGGTGCGATCGCCCTGGGTTTGGCAGATGTTTTTCCTCAAGCTACGATCCACGCAGTAGATTTAAGCAGTGATGCTTTACAAATTGCTCGAGAAAATGCGGTTAATTTAAATCTAGAATCAAATATTCGCTTTTATCAGGGTAGCTGGTGGAGTCCCCTAGAGTTTCTCCAAGGCAAAGTAACAGGAATGGTTTCTAATCCGCCTTATATTCCTACCGCACAGATAAACCATTTACAGCCAGAAGTAGCCTGCCATGAGCCTCGTCTCGCTCTTGATGGAGGTCATGATGGTTTAAACGATTTGCGCTATTTGGTTAAAACTGCTCCTCAATATTTAGTTTCAGGAGGAATCTGGCTGGTAGAATTGATGACTGGTCAAGCTAGTACAGTAATTGAACTATTGAAACATCAGGGAGAATATGATGATGTGAAATCGTACTCAGATCTTAATGGCATTGAACGCTTTGTTCTAGCCTACCGCCGTTAA
- a CDS encoding L-threonylcarbamoyladenylate synthase — protein MVQVSQADLITGAIAGKVVSFPTDTVPALAVKPESAKQIYQLKQRSHDKPLILLGASIQDLLPYVVYTRSELTAWQSLIGQYLPGALTLVLPASAKVPAAVNPTESNTVGIRIPNHPIALNILQQTGVLATSSANISGQNTLMTMEAIERAFPDILVLDWLDSSASGALASGLPSTVVCWQNQGWQILRQGSVTI, from the coding sequence ATGGTACAAGTTTCTCAGGCAGATCTAATTACAGGAGCGATCGCAGGAAAAGTAGTCAGTTTTCCTACCGATACCGTACCAGCATTAGCCGTAAAACCCGAGTCGGCAAAGCAGATTTATCAGCTAAAGCAGCGTTCTCATGATAAACCATTGATTTTATTAGGAGCATCAATTCAAGATTTACTGCCCTATGTGGTTTACACCCGCTCAGAATTGACAGCGTGGCAATCTTTAATCGGTCAATATTTACCTGGTGCGCTTACTTTAGTGCTACCCGCCTCTGCCAAAGTTCCTGCGGCAGTTAATCCAACCGAGTCCAACACCGTCGGCATTAGAATTCCCAATCATCCCATTGCACTCAACATATTGCAGCAAACTGGTGTTTTAGCTACCAGCAGTGCTAATATCTCAGGGCAAAATACTCTGATGACGATGGAAGCAATTGAGCGAGCTTTTCCAGATATTTTGGTGCTTGATTGGCTAGATTCATCAGCAAGCGGTGCTTTGGCTAGTGGACTTCCTTCTACAGTAGTTTGTTGGCAGAATCAAGGATGGCAAATTTTGCGCCAGGGAAGTGTAACTATTTAA
- a CDS encoding HAMP domain-containing sensor histidine kinase yields the protein MNEIDELKEELKQAQLAYQMAAQMSQFKAGFLARTSHELRSPLSSLIGLHQLILSDLCESPEEQKEFIAQAYHSALKLMKLIDEIVAVSKTEYGSNSLHLESLQLAEIFREIDRLTHLQAANRNLKLEIVNPDSEVYVFADRSRLVQLIFNLIDSGISLMKRGTIKLSTTEVTLDSVKVEIDLECPAVLWQESTSTEPNFNPNDLAEIREFLQEISLSANMKLLLSQTLLETMGGSLELLDLGYLNKQQPLTRIILTCKRNN from the coding sequence ATGAATGAAATTGATGAGCTAAAAGAAGAACTCAAACAGGCGCAGCTTGCTTATCAAATGGCAGCACAAATGAGCCAATTCAAGGCGGGTTTTTTAGCTAGAACTTCTCATGAACTGCGATCGCCTCTTAGCAGTCTGATTGGTTTGCATCAATTAATTTTGTCAGATTTGTGTGAAAGTCCCGAAGAACAAAAAGAATTTATTGCTCAGGCTTATCACTCTGCCTTAAAGTTAATGAAGCTGATTGATGAGATTGTTGCTGTTTCTAAAACAGAATATGGCAGTAATAGTCTACACCTAGAATCGCTTCAGCTTGCAGAAATATTTAGGGAAATCGATCGTCTTACTCATCTTCAGGCTGCTAACCGTAATTTAAAATTAGAAATCGTCAATCCTGATTCGGAAGTTTATGTTTTTGCCGATCGCTCTCGATTAGTTCAGTTGATTTTTAACCTAATTGACAGTGGCATTTCTTTAATGAAGAGAGGGACAATTAAACTCTCAACTACTGAAGTGACGCTCGATAGCGTGAAGGTTGAAATCGACTTAGAATGTCCTGCTGTTTTGTGGCAAGAATCAACTTCAACTGAACCCAATTTTAATCCGAATGATTTAGCCGAAATTCGCGAATTTTTACAAGAGATTAGCCTGTCAGCCAACATGAAGCTATTATTATCTCAAACTCTATTAGAAACAATGGGTGGTAGTTTAGAATTATTAGATCTTGGCTATCTCAATAAACAGCAGCCATTAACTCGGATAATATTAACCTGCAAGAGAAATAATTAA